In Inquilinus sp. Marseille-Q2685, one genomic interval encodes:
- a CDS encoding amino acid ABC transporter permease — MGVSLDFSVVLERWPMFLDGAWLTIRLALASTVLGFALGTLCAIGRRGGSVWLSRLCGVYVEAIRNTPFLVQIFVVYFGLSSLGLSLPAVTVAVIALTINVGAYTAEIMRAGFDSIHKGQIEAGECLGLSRAQVYWHVVLRPATERVYPALTSQFVLLMLASSVVSQISAEELTAVANFIQSDTYRAFETYIVVALLYIALSLLMRAGFWGLGLVLFPRRRRLGTPL, encoded by the coding sequence ATGGGCGTGTCCCTCGATTTCTCCGTCGTGCTCGAGCGCTGGCCGATGTTCCTGGACGGCGCCTGGCTGACCATCCGCCTGGCGCTGGCTTCGACCGTGCTGGGCTTCGCGCTCGGCACGCTGTGCGCGATCGGCCGGCGCGGCGGGTCGGTCTGGCTGTCGCGGCTGTGCGGCGTCTATGTCGAGGCGATCCGGAACACGCCCTTCCTGGTGCAGATCTTTGTCGTCTATTTCGGCCTGTCCAGCCTGGGCCTGTCGCTGCCGGCCGTCACCGTCGCGGTGATCGCGCTGACCATCAATGTCGGCGCCTACACCGCCGAGATCATGCGCGCCGGCTTCGACTCCATCCACAAGGGGCAGATCGAGGCCGGGGAGTGCCTCGGCCTGTCGCGGGCGCAGGTCTACTGGCACGTGGTGCTGCGCCCGGCGACGGAGCGGGTCTACCCTGCCCTGACCAGCCAGTTCGTGCTGCTGATGCTGGCCTCCTCCGTCGTCTCGCAGATCTCGGCCGAGGAGCTGACGGCGGTCGCCAACTTCATCCAGTCCGACACCTACCGCGCCTTCGAGACCTACATCGTCGTCGCGCTGCTCTACATCGCCCTCTCGCTCCTCATGCGGGCCGGCTTCTGGGGGCTGGGCCTCGTGCTGTTCCCGCGCCGCCGCCGGCTCGGCACGCCGCTCTGA
- a CDS encoding amino acid ABC transporter permease has translation MQTGLNLNHLDFLLQGALWTLVLSLMALIGGGLVGFGVALGRIAPSRLLRAAVGGYVQLIQGTPLLVLLFLTYFGLPTLGIEVPPLLAAGVSLTIYVSAYLGEIWRGCLEAVPKPQWEAAECLALSRAQRLFKVILPQAVRIATPPTVGFMVQIIKNTSLASVVGFVELARAGQIVNNSIFQPFAIYMVIAVLYFAMCYPISLLSRRLERRTGPAPRLKPALA, from the coding sequence ATGCAGACCGGACTGAACCTGAACCATCTCGACTTCCTGCTGCAGGGCGCGCTCTGGACCCTGGTGCTGTCGCTGATGGCGCTGATCGGCGGCGGCCTGGTCGGCTTCGGCGTCGCCCTCGGCCGCATCGCGCCGAGCCGCCTGCTGCGCGCCGCGGTCGGCGGCTACGTCCAGCTGATCCAGGGCACGCCGCTGCTGGTGCTGCTGTTCCTGACCTATTTCGGCCTGCCGACGCTGGGCATCGAGGTGCCGCCGCTGCTGGCCGCCGGTGTGTCGCTGACGATCTATGTCAGCGCCTATCTCGGCGAGATCTGGCGCGGCTGCCTGGAGGCCGTGCCGAAGCCGCAATGGGAGGCGGCGGAATGCCTGGCGCTGAGCCGCGCCCAGCGCCTGTTCAAGGTGATCCTGCCGCAGGCGGTCCGCATCGCCACGCCGCCGACCGTCGGCTTCATGGTGCAGATCATCAAGAACACCTCGCTGGCCTCGGTGGTCGGGTTCGTCGAGCTCGCCCGGGCCGGGCAGATCGTCAACAACTCGATCTTCCAGCCCTTCGCGATCTACATGGTGATCGCCGTTCTCTACTTCGCCATGTGCTACCCGATCTCGCTTCTGAGCCGGCGGCTGGAGCGCCGGACGGGTCCCGCGCCGCGGCTGAAACCGGCCCTCGCCTGA